The Rhodohalobacter sp. SW132 DNA segment AAACGGCTTATTTATTGTTCTATTTGTGGTTTCTGGATTAATGTATCGAATGGACTCTATGGAAAGTACCTCAAATCAGCTTGTTTAACTTTATAGCAGACCCGCTTTTCAAACTAGAAGGAGTTGTGAGTACCTTAACTTTATCCAATATTCTAACTAAAAAGCTGGATATTTCGCCATCCTTTCAGGCTTCAAATACCTATGATAACCATTGAATAGATACTAAATACGACATATCGTGTCTTGGAGGAAATAGGTTCTCCTAAGAGATTTATTTGGGTAAGGTGTCATCAAGCACTCTGATATAATATTTAATAGTTGGTATAAATAGGCTAGAATTCACTTCATTTATGAAATGTTATGAATAAAAAACGCCCTTTTTTACTTCCAAAACACGAACGTATGCTTCAGCAGGTCGGAGAACAGTTAAAACTGGCTCGTTTACGAAGAAGACTGAGTGTCGAGCAAGTCTCGCAGCGAGCAGATATTGGTACATCCACACTCTGGAGAATCGAAAAGGGTGAACCCGGTGTAGCAATGGGAAACTATTTTATGGTACTTGTGCCCCTGGAACTGGACAAAGATATCTTAAAACTGGCCTTAGATGATGAACTTGGAAGAAAATTACAAGATGCCGGATTAACTACGAAAAAAAGAGCACCGAAAAGAGAATCCAGTTCCTAATTGTTCAGCAAAGAAAAAAGATGCTGTCTATGAGCATTAGTCCCCGATCGGCTATCCAGCATTACCTATTGTAATTCGTAAACGGTACCAATCGCCATATCCCTCGACGATTTGATATATTTAAAACCCAACTACCCCAACCCCAATCCCAATCCCAACCACAAACGCAGCAGCCAGGTACGCATAAAACTCCAGTGTATCGGTTAGGTTGCGTTTTGGTTCCAGGTCACTCAGGTCG contains these protein-coding regions:
- a CDS encoding helix-turn-helix domain-containing protein; translated protein: MNKKRPFLLPKHERMLQQVGEQLKLARLRRRLSVEQVSQRADIGTSTLWRIEKGEPGVAMGNYFMVLVPLELDKDILKLALDDELGRKLQDAGLTTKKRAPKRESSS